From a region of the Arachis ipaensis cultivar K30076 chromosome B09, Araip1.1, whole genome shotgun sequence genome:
- the LOC107618146 gene encoding uncharacterized protein LOC107618146, which produces MAGNTRFDLSATSPEEPVFRGTFLNGQRGILMNGSLDRSASFCDGNEGQVCSTVSRGNYTSTGDPAPVAQYLILDPITMGDQKYTRSGELRRVLGITFGSTREDCAFGTANLKHPPPVATEELKRFKASVQEASARARYRSKRLDESLHKLKCWEALNMKKQLRNEILTNERLGGGPHFLKMGSQTHRNPSEHVNQRLEDRPKNVILNKRIRTSATEIRAEGQSTSCMRQPLAVGKDRDNMKDSSRGCDTVEEKMRKLPAGGETWDKKMKRKRSMGTFFSRSNDGEGELKRVMHLKLTNESGMQSSDAQGLRSGYTVGNSKLDVASLSTISIACATAKNEQEKVSRDSMDGLNNERDAHKGSKFNVRDNNYTGGTYALPKGKASRAPRTAPLMAGNSSSVSHSSETLETWEQPSSTNKPHLVTINRKRPLPAGSSSSPMAQWVGQRPQKISRTRRANVVSPVLNCDEVQVSLEGCSPVDVGTRMTFTTVSKDAVNIIKEGRVKHENVSSPTRLSESEESVAGENGECKLNEKGLGSNDVDERAINNSYNLSSPALATKKKKMPGKEIGDGLRRQGRSNRGASVSKNGISPVKEKLEIATLTKPIRSMKHSSEKNGSKSGRPPLKKSCDRKTITRNGLPSTSDSPDIAGESDDDREELLAAANFASNASYIGCSSSFWKKLEPYFGPVNLEDIAYLKHLVKSTEEDHRCLSQMLGLGNDALDERTHTDNILSPGSLSGERERRVLNQTDSIKMSLMADMLDQHVDASFLSRQMVTEGNKVPPLYQRVLAALIIDDQIEETVGDGNMSFSEYEFNSNMVSCNGNASLTNGTAHGHEGDVFLQQMHQGPLHPRTEKLDMLSENGIPDMHRVSCSSSFNCDYEQLGVDDRILLELQSVGLYPDPVPGLADGDCEAIDQDILQLQKELHQQVTEKGKGLMKLIPAVEEGREMEQRALEQVAMEKLVELAYKKKLATRGSSAARNGLTKVAKPVALAFMKRTLARCRKFVETGRSCFLEPVFKDVLFASPARNGNAGPVLAVNLPQTLNSQQDHAFSGLFPCKEQDVLGNLDNPSDQDFARTGPILNRGKKKEVLLDDVSGCAALRSESTLGNSFMGGAKGKRSGRERDKGTSARNSASKGGRGERKTKAKPKQKSAQLSTSGIGSHSQLMENNNTEHKLASGSNEPTSSGSNKKSKVGSASHVSIDPEEPMDFANLHELDPMELGVDSELNGHQDLDSWLNIDEDGLQDDAVGLDIPMDDLSDLNMLL; this is translated from the exons ATGGCTGGAAATACTAGATTTGATTTAAGTGCTACTAGTCCAGAGGAACCAGTTTTCAGGGGGACCTTTCTGAATGGACAGAGAGGGATTCTGATGAATGGCAGTTTGGACAGGTCTGCAAGCTTTTGTGACGGTAATGAGGGGCAGGTATGTTCTACTGTGTCCCGGGGAAATTATACTTCTACAGGAGATCCAGCTCCAGTAGCTCAGTATTTAATATTGGATCCGATAACCATGGGAGATCAAAAATATACTAGGTCTGGTGAGTTGAGGCGAGTCCTAGGGATAACTTTTGGTAGCACCCGTGAAGATTGTGCTTTTGGAACTGCTAATTTGAAGCATCCCCCTCCTGTGGCTACAGAGGAACTGAAGCGATTCAAAGCAAGTGTGCAAGAGGCTTCTGCGCGAGCTAG ATATAGATCAAAAAGGTTGGATGAATCCTTACATAAATTGAAGTGTTGGGAGGCTTTAAACATGAAGAAACAACTTAGGAATGAGATATTGACAAATGAAAGGCTAGGCGGTGGGCCACATTTCTTGAAGATGGGAAGTCAGACTCATAGGAATCCATCAGAGCATGTGAATCAAAGACTAGAGGACAGGCCTAAGAATGTCATTCTGAATAAGCGCATACGTACATCAGCTACTGAAATTCGG GCTGAAGGACAAAGTACTAGCTGTATGAGGCAGCCTTTGGCTGTTGGAAAGGATAGAGACAATATGAAGGATAGTAGCAGAGGTTGTGACACTGTTGAAGAGAAGATGCGAAAATTACCTGCAGGTGGAGAAACATGGGACAAAAAAATGAAACGAAAACGTTCCATGGGCACTTTTTTCTCCAGATCCAATGATGGTGAGGGAGAACTTAAAAGGGTTATGCATCTAAAGCTAACTAATGAGTCTGGTATGCAGTCTTCTGATGCCCAAGGTTTGAG GTCAGGATATACTGTCGGTAATAGCAAGCTTGATGTAGCTTCCCTGTCTACTATTTCCATTGCATGTGCAACTGCCAAGAATGAGCAAGAAAAGGTCTCAAGGGATTCAATGGATGGATTAAATAATGAACGAGATGCACATAAAGGAAGCAA GTTTAATGTTCGTGATAATAATTACACAGGTGGTACTTATGCATTGCCAAAAGGAAAGGCTTCAAGGGCTCCACGAACTGCTCCTTTGATGGCCGGAAACTCATCATCTGTATCTCATTCTTCTGAAACGCTTGAAACCTGGGAACAACCTTCAAGTACGAACAAGCCTCATTTAGTAACTATCAATCGTAAGCGTCCTCTGCCTGCTGGATCTTCTTCATCCCCTATGGCCCAATGGGTTGGGCAGAGACCTCAAAAGATCTCTCGCACTCGAAGAGCCAATGTGGTATCCCCTGTCTTGAATTGTGATGAAGTGCAGGTGTCATTGGAAGGCTGTTCCCCTGTGGATGTTGGTACTAGGATGACTTTTACTACAGTTTCCAAGGATGCTGTGAACATCATTAAAGAAGGTAGAGTGAAACACGAAAATGTTTCTTCCCCAACTAGATTATCTGAAAGTGAAGAATCAGTTGCTGGGGAAAATGGTGAATGTAAACTAAATGAGAAAGGTTTGGGAAGTAATGATGTCGATGAAAGAGCCATAAATAATTCATATAATTTAAGTTCCCCTGCGTTAgcaacgaaaaagaaaaaaatgccaGGCAAAGAGATTGGAGATGGTTTGCGTAGACAGGGCAGGAGTAACAGGGGTGCATCAGTGTCAAAGAATGGCATCTCACCAGTGAAAGAAAAGCTGGAGATCGCAACCTTGACAAAGCCAATTAGAAGTATGAAGCATTCTTCTGAAAAGAATGGAAG TAAATCAGGGCGTCCTCCATTGAAGAAATCATGTGATAGGAAAACTATTACTCGCAATGGGCTTCCATCAACTAGTGATTCCCCAGATATCGCAG GTGAGTCAGATGATGACCGAGAGGAACTTTTAGCTGCTGCAAATTTCGCAAGTAATGCCAGCT ATATTGGTTGTTCTAGTTCGTTTTGGAAGAAGCTTGAACCTTATTTTGGTCCTGTCAATTTGGAGGACATAGCTTACTTGAAGCACCTG GTTAAGTCAACAGAGGAGGATCACAGATGTTTGTCTCAAATGCTCGGCCTTGGAAATGATGCCCTG GATGAACGTACACATACAGATAACATTCTCTCACCAGGTTCTCTCtctggagaaagagaaagaagagtcTTAAATCAAACTGATTCAATAAAGATGTCCTTGATGGCTGACATGCTTGATCAGCATGTTGATGCTAGTTTTTTAAGCAGACAAATGGTAACAGAAGGAAACAAAGTTCCCCCACTGTACCAGAGGGTACTGGCAGCTCTGATTATTGATGACCAAATTGAAGAAACTGTTGGAGATGGGAATATGTCTTTCTCTGAATATGAATTCAATTCTAACATGGTTTCTTGTAATGGGAATGCTAGCCTTACTAATGGCACAGCCCACGGTCATGAAGGTGACGTGTTTTTACAACAAATGCACCAGGGACCATTGCATCCAAGGACTGAAAAGCTCGACATGTTATCTGAAAATGGTATACCAGATATGCATAGGGTTTCTTGTTCATCATCTTTCAATTGTGATTATGAGCAATTGGGTGTGGATGATAGAATCTTACTGGAGCTGCAGAGTGTTGGCCTTTATCCAGATCCAGTG CCTGGTCTTGCTGATGGAGATTGCGAAGCTATTGATCAAGATATTCTTCAATTACAGAAGGAACTTCACCAACAG GTCACTGAAAAAGGAAAGGGCTTAATGAAACTCATTCCAGCAGTAGAAGAGGGCAGGGAAATGGAACAACG AGCCCTTGAGCAAGTTGCTATGGAAAAACTTGTTGAGTTGGCTTATAAGAAGAAGCTG GCCACCCGTGGAAGTAGTGCCGCAAGAAATGGCCTTACTAAGGTTGCAAAGCCAGTTGCTTTGGCTTTCATGAAGAGGACACTAGCTAGATGCAGGAAATTTGTGGAAACTGGGAGGAGTTGCTTTCTGGAGCCTGTCTTTAAAGATGTGCTATTTGCTTCTCCTGCCCGTAATGGCAATGCTGGACCGGTCCTTGCTGTAAATCTACCACAAACTCTAAACTCTCAGCAAGATCATGCCTTTTCAG GTTTGTTTCCTTGCAAGGAACAGGATGTGTTGGGAAATCTAGACAATCCCTCTGACCAGGATTTTGCCAGAACTGGACCAATACTAAACAGAGGGAAGAAAAAGGAAGTGCTACTTGATGATGTTAGTGGCTGTGCTGCTTTGAGATCTGAGTCAACTCTTGGCAATTCTTTCATGGGTGGAGCAAAGGGAAAAAGGAGCGGAAGAGAGAGAGACAAAGGCACTTCTGCAAGAAACTCTGCCTCAAAAGGCGGCCGGGGTGAGCGTAAAACCAAAGCAAAGCCCAAACAGAAGTCAGCTCAACTATCCACTTCTGGAATTGGATCTCATAGCCAGTTGATGGAAAATAACAACACTGAGCATAAATTGGCTTCTGGCTCTAATGAACCAACTTCCAGTGGTAGCAACAAGAAAAGCAAAGTGGGTTCTGCATCTCATGTGTCCATTGACCCTGAGGAGCCTATGGATTTTGCAAACTTGCATGAATTAGACCCCATGgaactaggtgtagatagtgaACTTAATGGGCATCAAGACCTGGACTCGTGGTTGAACATTGATGAGGATGGTTTACAAGATGATGCAGTGGGCTTGGATATACCAATGGATGATTTGTCTGATTTGAATATGCTTCTATGA
- the LOC107616187 gene encoding uncharacterized protein LOC107616187 produces the protein MATMSNDELLEILSWLPAKAIYKLKSSSKFFSELPKTPYFVAKQAENSLEKDRPSCFFVQRDDNLNHNVELHPLPGEELSSGVPKNMLRFIVRSRLKILSSSNGLLLCLHGTELFIINPATDLLHIPLPNHLQQRGNLAHSFSMTLECNSDDYMLILFDNEEWSSHFDCHVYSHKQGAWSLRKNRLYAGSRDLKFGMPVICNGAIHFISDCYSYLAEDSTHFRPYIISYEITNGDEDESVETKLLRVPKEARRGSHNDSCNMNIFKWGAVAGYQTIYLVRLRKRVFTVWILTNYESTSWRRILKVRVKGMGLME, from the coding sequence ATGGCAACAATGTCTAATGATGAATTATTAGAGATATTATCTTGGTTACCTGCAAAAGCAATCTACAaactcaaatcttcttcaaaattctttTCAGAGCTTCCAAAAACTCCATACTTTGTAGCAAAACAAGCAGAAAACTCATTGGAGAAAGATCGTCCTTCATGCTTCTTCGTTCAAAGAGATGACAATCTGAATCACAACGTCGAGTTGCATCCTTTGCCGGGAGAGGAACTTTCCTCCGGCGTCCCTAAAAACATGCTACGATTCATCGTGCGCTCGCGGCTCAAGATTCTAAGCTCAAGCAACGGTTTACTCCTTTGTCTTCATGGAACAGAATTATTTATCATCAATCCAGCAACTGACCTTTTACACATTCCCCTCCCCAACCACTTGCAGCAGCGAGGGAATCTTGCTCATAGTTTCTCCATGACACTGGAATGCAACTCTGATGATTACATGTTGATTCTCTTTGACAACGAAGAATGGAGTTCACATTTTGATTGCCATGTTTATAGTCATAAACAAGGTGCTTGGAGCTTAAGGAAGAACCGTTTATATGCTGGATCTAGAGATTTAAAATTTGGCATGCCTGTGATTTGCAATGGCGCCATTCACTTCATCTCGGATTGCTACAGTTATCTTGCTGAAGATAGCACCCATTTTAGACCTTATATCATATCTTATGAAATCACGAACGGCGATGAAGATGAAAGTGTTGAAACCAAGTTATTAAGGGTTCCTAAAGAAGCAAGAAGGGGCTCCCATAATGACAGTTGCAATATGAATATTTTCAAATGGGGAGCAGTTGCTGGCTATCAAACTATTTACTTAGTGAGATTAAGAAAGCGTGTGTTTACGGTTTGGATTCTAACAAACTATGAATCGACTTCGTGGAGAAGGATCTTGAAGGTGAGAGTAAAAGGAATGGGTTTAATGGAATAG
- the LOC107619436 gene encoding early endosome antigen 1-like isoform X1 — MSMAIENEKSESPITKASKPLPPPAGNENLPQKQPSSPTARDRIVSVASNIASQPLHFSDPQVWGVLTAISHNARKRLQGINILLTADEHCIGRLVDDVRFQIDSNNISANHCRIYRMSITNENMVDTTSIFLKDTSTNGTYLNWEKLKKNAPAVKVCHGDIISFAAPPQHDLTYSFVYREVLLSTPMPDNAAAKRKAEGCASESKRLKGLGIGAPEGPISLDDFRSLQRSNTELRRQLENQVVLIDTLRNDNRVAADRHESELQSAKESVAKCYLDQLKELQQSVDLKHKELCDFNRVTAEQKHAIEDLNERLSASMQSCAEANTIISSQKVNIAELKEQLDDERTQRKEEREKATTDLKAAVFRAQSEAQEELRRHTDAALRRERELQETINKLQESERERCLLVETLRSKLEDTRQKMVVSDNKVRQLETKLHEEKLTTANQTKKIEEFEEETRRLNQELESEKQAAREEAWAKVSILELEINATMRDLEFERRRLRGARERLMLRETQLRAFYSTTEEIQVLFAKQQEQLKAMQRTLEDEEDYENTSVDMDGVIGGTPGREREVAGYHSKNAAKAGSTTSTQKPNRDQVETSSNEASVTEKHDCEVRSQECQNTQEFPNADHDHDVRGGFGSDIDGAGTTAMMDGGAGGTERVLGTESPSNYGVKHVDLDKSGALDGDTMQCDDDDVNVQETEEQAHDRVSHPLQLHDPADTEKVIEDTEVGGTIRTADLLTSEVAGSWACSTAPSVHGDDESPSRDNNEGCGPLHDSNIVVAESQNTRSEDAAARRNERQALRDMIGIVAPDLREKFGGSAYNCGEKQEKDGSSTDSDTQTCSNSGNEGRINAEGGTMSDEETQCCDHVEENEKQDDAMDEGDDEATQED; from the exons ATGTCAATGGCGATCGAGAACGAGAAATCGGAATCCCCTATCACCAAAGCTTCGAAGCCTCTTCCTCCTCCTGCTGGTAACGAGAACTTACCGCAGAAGCAACCGTCGAGCCCCACCGCAAGGGATCGCATTGTTTCCGTTGCTTCAAACATTGCATCTCAGCCTCTTCACTTCTCTGATCCTCAAGTTTGGGGCGTCCTCACCGCCATCTCCCACAATGCCCGTAAAAGGCTCCAG GGAATTAATATTTTACTAACTGCTGATGAGCACTGCATTGGCCGATTGGTGGATGATGTGCGATTCCAGATTGATTCGAACAACATTAGTGCAAATCATTGCAGAATATACAGGATGTCGATTACAAACGAAAATATGGTGGACACAACATCAATTTTCTTGAAAGATACAAG CACAAATGGAACTTATCTTAACTGGGAGAAGTTAAAAAAGAATGCTCCTGCTGTCAAAGTCTGCCATGGTGATATTATATCGTTTGCTGCTCCTCCTCAGCACG ATCTTACATATTCTTTTGTATATCGAGAGGTGCTTTTGTCCACCCCCATGCCAGATAATGCAGCTGCTAAGCGAAAAGCGG AGGGATGTGCCTCTGAAAGCAAGAGATTGAAAGGCTTAGGCATTGGTGCCCCCGAGGGTCCTATTTCTCTTGATGATTTTCGAAGCCTTCAAAGATCAAACACA GAGCTGAGGAGGCAGTTGGAGAATCAGGTGGTATTAATTGATACTTTGCGTAATGACAACCGTGTTGCTGCTGATCGTCATGAAAGT GAATTACAATCAGCCAAGGAGTCTGTTGCAAAATGTTACCTTGATCAATTAAAAGAATTACAACAAAGTGTAGATCTAAAACACAAGGAACTATGCGATTTTAATAGAGTAACTGCTGAACAGAAACATGCCATCGAAGACCTCAATGAAAGGCTGAGTGCTTCTATGCAGTCATGTGCTGAAGCAAATACTATAATAAGTAG TCAGAAAGTAAATATAGCTGAACTCAAGGAACAATTAGATGATGAGCGGACTCAGCGAAAAGAAGAGCGCGAAAAGGCCACAACTGATCTAAAGGCTGCTGTTTTTAGAGCCCAGTCTGAGGCTCAGGAGGAATTAAGACGACACACTGATGCTGCcttaagaagagagagagaactaCAAGAAACAATAAATAAGCTTCAG GAGTCAGAGAGGGAAAGGTGTTTGCTAGTTGAAACCTTGAGGTCCAAACTG GAGGATACTAGGCAAAAGATGGTTGTGTCTGATAATAAGGTTCGCCAGTTAGAAACCAAATTGCATGAGGAGAAGCTGACCACTGCAAATCAAACAAAG AAAATAGAAGAATTTGAAGAGGAAACAAGAAGATTAAACCAAGAGCTTGAGAGTGAAAAG CAGGCAGCTCGAGAAGAAGCATGGGCTAAAGTTTCTATTCTTGAGCTCGAGATAAATGCCACAATGCGGGATCTAGAATTTGAGAGGAGGAGGTTAAGAGGTGCCAGGGAAAGACTTATGCTTCG GGAAACACAGCTACGGGCATTTTATTCCACTACTGAGGAAATACAAGTACTCTTTGCTAAGCAACAGGAGCAATTAAAGGCTATGCAGAGAACTCTTGAAGACGAAGAGGATTACGAGAATACTTCTGTAGATATGGATGGAGTGATCGGTGGAACCCctggaagagagagagaagttgCAGGATACCATAGCAAAAATGCTGCAAAGGCAGGATCAACTACATCTACACAGAAGCCCAACAGAGATCAAGTAGAAACCTCAAGCAATGAAGCTAGTGTCACTGAGAAGCATGACTGTGAGGTGAGAAGTCAAGAATGCCAAAATACACAAGAGTTCCCCAATGCAGATCATGACCATGATGTAAGAGGTGGCTTTGGTTCTGATATTGATGGTGCTGGCACAACCGCTATGATGGATGGAGGCGCTGGCGGTACTGAGCGAGTTCTGGGAACTGAAAGTCCTTCAAATTATGGCGTAAAGCATGTTGATTTGGATAAATCTGGTGCTCTAGATGGGGACACTATGCagtgtgatgatgatgatgtaaaTGTACAAGAAACTGAGGAGCAAGCCCATGATCGTGTTTCGCATCCATTGCAATTACATGATCCTGCAGACACTGAAAAAGTTATTGAGGATACCGAAGTTGGAGGCACAATCAGAACAGCAGACCTTTTAACTTCCGAAGTTGCTGGCAGCTGGGCTTGCAGTACAGCCCCTTCTGTGCATGGAGACGATGAATCTCCAAGCAGAGACAATAATGAAGGTTGTGGTCCATTGCATGATTCAAATATTGTGGTGGCTGAGAGTCAGAACACTCGTTCTGAAGATGCTGCTGCTAGACGGAATGAGCGGCAAGCACTCCGGGATATGATTGGCATTGTTGCTCCTGATTTGAGGGAGAAGTTTGGAGGTTCTGCATATAATTGTGGTGAAAAGCAAGAGAAAGATGGTAGTTCAACTGACTCAGACACGCAGACTTGTAGCAACAGTGGCAATGAAGGTAGAATCAATGCAGAGGGTGGAACTATGTCTGATGAAGAAACTCAGTGTTGTGACCAtgttgaagagaatgaaaagcaGGATGATGCCATGGATGAAGGTGATGATGAAGCTACTCAAGAAGATTGA
- the LOC107619436 gene encoding uncharacterized protein LOC107619436 isoform X2: MSMAIENEKSESPITKASKPLPPPAGNENLPQKQPSSPTARDRIVSVASNIASQPLHFSDPQVWGVLTAISHNARKRLQGINILLTADEHCIGRLVDDVRFQIDSNNISANHCRIYRMSITNENMVDTTSIFLKDTSTNGTYLNWEKLKKNAPAVKVCHGDIISFAAPPQHDLTYSFVYREVLLSTPMPDNAAAKRKAEGCASESKRLKGLGIGAPEGPISLDDFRSLQRSNTELRRQLENQVVLIDTLRNDNRVAADRHESELQSAKESVAKCYLDQLKELQQSVDLKHKELCDFNRVTAEQKHAIEDLNERLSASMQSCAEANTIISSQKVNIAELKEQLDDERTQRKEEREKATTDLKAAVFRAQSEAQEELRRHTDAALRRERELQETINKLQESERERCLLVETLRSKLEDTRQKMVVSDNKVRQLETKLHEEKLTTANQTKKIEEFEEETRRLNQELESEKAAREEAWAKVSILELEINATMRDLEFERRRLRGARERLMLRETQLRAFYSTTEEIQVLFAKQQEQLKAMQRTLEDEEDYENTSVDMDGVIGGTPGREREVAGYHSKNAAKAGSTTSTQKPNRDQVETSSNEASVTEKHDCEVRSQECQNTQEFPNADHDHDVRGGFGSDIDGAGTTAMMDGGAGGTERVLGTESPSNYGVKHVDLDKSGALDGDTMQCDDDDVNVQETEEQAHDRVSHPLQLHDPADTEKVIEDTEVGGTIRTADLLTSEVAGSWACSTAPSVHGDDESPSRDNNEGCGPLHDSNIVVAESQNTRSEDAAARRNERQALRDMIGIVAPDLREKFGGSAYNCGEKQEKDGSSTDSDTQTCSNSGNEGRINAEGGTMSDEETQCCDHVEENEKQDDAMDEGDDEATQED; encoded by the exons ATGTCAATGGCGATCGAGAACGAGAAATCGGAATCCCCTATCACCAAAGCTTCGAAGCCTCTTCCTCCTCCTGCTGGTAACGAGAACTTACCGCAGAAGCAACCGTCGAGCCCCACCGCAAGGGATCGCATTGTTTCCGTTGCTTCAAACATTGCATCTCAGCCTCTTCACTTCTCTGATCCTCAAGTTTGGGGCGTCCTCACCGCCATCTCCCACAATGCCCGTAAAAGGCTCCAG GGAATTAATATTTTACTAACTGCTGATGAGCACTGCATTGGCCGATTGGTGGATGATGTGCGATTCCAGATTGATTCGAACAACATTAGTGCAAATCATTGCAGAATATACAGGATGTCGATTACAAACGAAAATATGGTGGACACAACATCAATTTTCTTGAAAGATACAAG CACAAATGGAACTTATCTTAACTGGGAGAAGTTAAAAAAGAATGCTCCTGCTGTCAAAGTCTGCCATGGTGATATTATATCGTTTGCTGCTCCTCCTCAGCACG ATCTTACATATTCTTTTGTATATCGAGAGGTGCTTTTGTCCACCCCCATGCCAGATAATGCAGCTGCTAAGCGAAAAGCGG AGGGATGTGCCTCTGAAAGCAAGAGATTGAAAGGCTTAGGCATTGGTGCCCCCGAGGGTCCTATTTCTCTTGATGATTTTCGAAGCCTTCAAAGATCAAACACA GAGCTGAGGAGGCAGTTGGAGAATCAGGTGGTATTAATTGATACTTTGCGTAATGACAACCGTGTTGCTGCTGATCGTCATGAAAGT GAATTACAATCAGCCAAGGAGTCTGTTGCAAAATGTTACCTTGATCAATTAAAAGAATTACAACAAAGTGTAGATCTAAAACACAAGGAACTATGCGATTTTAATAGAGTAACTGCTGAACAGAAACATGCCATCGAAGACCTCAATGAAAGGCTGAGTGCTTCTATGCAGTCATGTGCTGAAGCAAATACTATAATAAGTAG TCAGAAAGTAAATATAGCTGAACTCAAGGAACAATTAGATGATGAGCGGACTCAGCGAAAAGAAGAGCGCGAAAAGGCCACAACTGATCTAAAGGCTGCTGTTTTTAGAGCCCAGTCTGAGGCTCAGGAGGAATTAAGACGACACACTGATGCTGCcttaagaagagagagagaactaCAAGAAACAATAAATAAGCTTCAG GAGTCAGAGAGGGAAAGGTGTTTGCTAGTTGAAACCTTGAGGTCCAAACTG GAGGATACTAGGCAAAAGATGGTTGTGTCTGATAATAAGGTTCGCCAGTTAGAAACCAAATTGCATGAGGAGAAGCTGACCACTGCAAATCAAACAAAG AAAATAGAAGAATTTGAAGAGGAAACAAGAAGATTAAACCAAGAGCTTGAGAGTGAAAAG GCAGCTCGAGAAGAAGCATGGGCTAAAGTTTCTATTCTTGAGCTCGAGATAAATGCCACAATGCGGGATCTAGAATTTGAGAGGAGGAGGTTAAGAGGTGCCAGGGAAAGACTTATGCTTCG GGAAACACAGCTACGGGCATTTTATTCCACTACTGAGGAAATACAAGTACTCTTTGCTAAGCAACAGGAGCAATTAAAGGCTATGCAGAGAACTCTTGAAGACGAAGAGGATTACGAGAATACTTCTGTAGATATGGATGGAGTGATCGGTGGAACCCctggaagagagagagaagttgCAGGATACCATAGCAAAAATGCTGCAAAGGCAGGATCAACTACATCTACACAGAAGCCCAACAGAGATCAAGTAGAAACCTCAAGCAATGAAGCTAGTGTCACTGAGAAGCATGACTGTGAGGTGAGAAGTCAAGAATGCCAAAATACACAAGAGTTCCCCAATGCAGATCATGACCATGATGTAAGAGGTGGCTTTGGTTCTGATATTGATGGTGCTGGCACAACCGCTATGATGGATGGAGGCGCTGGCGGTACTGAGCGAGTTCTGGGAACTGAAAGTCCTTCAAATTATGGCGTAAAGCATGTTGATTTGGATAAATCTGGTGCTCTAGATGGGGACACTATGCagtgtgatgatgatgatgtaaaTGTACAAGAAACTGAGGAGCAAGCCCATGATCGTGTTTCGCATCCATTGCAATTACATGATCCTGCAGACACTGAAAAAGTTATTGAGGATACCGAAGTTGGAGGCACAATCAGAACAGCAGACCTTTTAACTTCCGAAGTTGCTGGCAGCTGGGCTTGCAGTACAGCCCCTTCTGTGCATGGAGACGATGAATCTCCAAGCAGAGACAATAATGAAGGTTGTGGTCCATTGCATGATTCAAATATTGTGGTGGCTGAGAGTCAGAACACTCGTTCTGAAGATGCTGCTGCTAGACGGAATGAGCGGCAAGCACTCCGGGATATGATTGGCATTGTTGCTCCTGATTTGAGGGAGAAGTTTGGAGGTTCTGCATATAATTGTGGTGAAAAGCAAGAGAAAGATGGTAGTTCAACTGACTCAGACACGCAGACTTGTAGCAACAGTGGCAATGAAGGTAGAATCAATGCAGAGGGTGGAACTATGTCTGATGAAGAAACTCAGTGTTGTGACCAtgttgaagagaatgaaaagcaGGATGATGCCATGGATGAAGGTGATGATGAAGCTACTCAAGAAGATTGA
- the LOC107618057 gene encoding ACT domain-containing protein ACR12 — protein MAMAMTKTFLAAAPSFAVHGGGGGGRASDPLVIPFFSHSSISPVPLHRFPTSPSLSRNNNKNVIYASAYDFNAVSSASLKSTDNLDSVPMPIVMIDQDSDTEATIVQLSFGDRLGALIDTMRALKNLGLDVSKGTVSTEGPVKQTKFFITQADTGRKVEDPDMLERIRLTIINNLLKYHPESSQLLAMGEVFGIKAPEKKLNADIATHIHVKQDGPKRSLLYIETADRPGLLVEIIKVIADVNINVESAEIDTEGLIAKDKFHVSYGGAALNSSMSQVLVNCLRYYLRTPETDIDSY, from the exons ATGGCTATGGCGATGACAAAGACATTTTTGGCTGCTGCTCCTTCCTTCGCCGTAcacggtggtggtggtggtggtagggcTTCTGATCCACTGGTCATTCCTTTCTTCTCTCACTCTTCCATCTCTCCTGTTCCTCTTCACCGCTTCCCAACCTCGCCCTCTCTCTCCAGGAACAACAATAA GAATGTTATATATGCTTCTGCATATGATTTTAATGCAGTCAGTTCAGCTTCACTG AAATCCACTGACAATCTTGATAGTGTTCCTATGCCAATAGTAATGATAGATCAAGACTCGGATACTGAAGCAACAATAGTGCAACTTAGCTTTGGTGATCGCCTTGGAGCCCTTATTGACACG ATGAGAGCATTAAAAAACTTGGGGTTGGATGTTTCAAAGGGAACTGTCTCCACAGAGGGACCAGTGAAGCAAACAAAGTTTTTTATTACTCAGGC AGACACTGGCCGCAAAGTTGAAGATCCTGATATGTTAGAGAGAATTCGACTGACCATTATTAACAACTTGTTGAAATATCATCCT GAGTCGAGCCAATTACTAGCCATGGGTGAGGTGTTTGGCATAAAGGCTCCAGAGAAGAAG CTTAATGCTGATATTGCAACTCATATACATGTTAAGCAAGATGGGCCCAAGAGGAG CTTGCTGTATATAGAGACAGCAGACAGGCCAGGCTTGCTCGTTGAAATCATTAAAGTCATCGCAGATGTGAACATCAATGTTGAATCGGCTGAGATTGATACAGAA GGCTTGATTGCTAAAGATAAATTTCATGTCAGTTATGGTGGCGCTGCATTAAACAGTTCAATGTCTCAG GTTCTGGTGAACTGTCTCCGTTACTATCTCCGGACGCCAGAGACAGATATTGATAGTTACTGA